The following proteins are encoded in a genomic region of Blastopirellula marina:
- a CDS encoding diguanylate cyclase domain-containing protein, which yields MPEFTLFHAIQCGLFFGIGFLASAWLNLPIGRKKSVVESDQHAVDEPAPDSCASSELEDMVQCVVESVQTLADGMRTDVQEHSQSVERINNDLTTISGVADVEGVARVIAHLIEANRHLDTRLSVAEARLLEQSQQLRSHRVEARTDALTGLPNRRVFDEELKRLFDHRRRLKDPACLIMIDIDHFKEFNDRRGHQAGDACLRSVGEVIWQTVQPLGGIVVRYGGEEFAVLFPKTEIFDAKIAAQRINHKIEKLAVPYEETTLEVTVSLGVAELFHDATPEDWLSRADRALYDAKRRGRNRACWHDSHGCHEIPKGNDESSVTSEEHDVPVAMSGREEFLRDVDRRLAMFHRKQNPLGIFIVNIDPLDENVMVGPNDFKAIEEGVHEELKIVLREMDHVCKLSKMQYGALLPTAGEVETAAVAERARNSISQLQFETPEGVVRITVTCGVAEAMDGDSGKKLVSRAEACVRLGGEIGGNVVIRSDKDGAMSEAEQETASPVIAK from the coding sequence ATGCCTGAATTCACGCTGTTTCATGCGATTCAATGTGGCCTGTTCTTTGGAATTGGCTTCCTTGCATCCGCGTGGCTCAACCTTCCCATCGGCCGAAAGAAATCGGTCGTGGAATCAGACCAACATGCTGTCGACGAGCCGGCGCCAGATAGCTGCGCGTCCTCTGAGCTGGAAGACATGGTTCAATGTGTCGTCGAAAGCGTGCAGACGCTTGCCGACGGCATGCGAACCGATGTCCAGGAGCATTCGCAATCGGTCGAACGAATTAACAACGATTTGACCACTATCTCTGGCGTGGCCGACGTCGAAGGCGTTGCCCGCGTGATTGCTCACTTGATTGAAGCCAATCGCCATCTTGATACGCGATTGAGTGTGGCCGAAGCAAGGCTCCTCGAACAATCGCAACAGCTACGATCGCACCGCGTCGAAGCACGCACCGATGCATTGACCGGATTGCCAAACCGTCGCGTCTTCGACGAAGAACTGAAAAGACTATTTGATCACCGACGACGGCTGAAGGATCCAGCATGCTTGATCATGATCGATATCGACCATTTCAAAGAGTTCAATGATCGTCGCGGACATCAAGCAGGTGATGCATGCTTAAGATCAGTCGGCGAAGTGATCTGGCAAACTGTTCAGCCGCTTGGTGGTATTGTCGTACGCTACGGCGGCGAGGAATTCGCGGTCCTCTTTCCGAAGACTGAAATCTTTGACGCGAAGATTGCCGCACAGCGAATCAACCATAAGATCGAAAAGCTGGCCGTACCGTACGAGGAGACAACTCTGGAGGTAACGGTGAGCTTGGGTGTGGCGGAACTCTTTCACGATGCCACTCCCGAAGACTGGCTTAGCCGAGCTGATCGCGCACTATACGACGCCAAACGCCGTGGTCGCAATCGTGCATGCTGGCATGACTCGCATGGATGTCATGAGATCCCCAAAGGAAACGACGAATCTTCGGTGACATCGGAAGAGCACGACGTTCCGGTCGCGATGTCCGGTCGTGAAGAATTCCTGCGAGATGTTGATCGTCGCTTAGCAATGTTCCATCGAAAACAAAATCCGCTAGGAATCTTTATCGTCAACATCGATCCACTCGACGAAAACGTGATGGTTGGCCCCAATGATTTCAAAGCCATCGAGGAAGGTGTTCATGAAGAACTCAAAATAGTACTTCGCGAGATGGATCACGTTTGCAAACTGTCGAAGATGCAGTACGGCGCTTTATTGCCAACGGCTGGTGAAGTGGAAACGGCCGCTGTGGCCGAACGAGCACGCAATTCAATTAGTCAGTTGCAGTTCGAAACCCCAGAAGGTGTGGTTCGAATCACGGTCACTTGCGGCGTCGCAGAAGCGATGGATGGCGATAGTGGCAAGAAGCTTGTTTCTCGTGCCGAGGCTTGTGTGCGGCTTGGTGGTGAGATTGGAGGAAATGTCGTCATCCGATCTGACAAAGATGGCGCCATGTCGGAAGCGGAACAAGAGACAGCTTCACCGGTGATAGCAAAGTAG
- a CDS encoding response regulator transcription factor yields the protein MMLAKSNSEQRYPRVLVVDDDDAIMRAVSRVLDSDESIQIVGQTTHAQAALAMAEALKPEVVLMDIHMHGLDPFLACTEISRATNGHSKVLFYTGFPKDNYLDRCLAVGAAGIVSKHSESLRNLAFAIRHVAAGNTYFSPELDKRLTEREDGLPASRLATLTEREVGVLRELALGRTQSEIAEALDISERTVNKTVGDLKTKIDVQTINEMLIFAVNEGLVHPELLFVERPEKA from the coding sequence ATGATGCTTGCAAAGAGCAATTCCGAACAACGCTACCCACGCGTTTTGGTCGTCGACGATGACGATGCCATTATGCGTGCAGTGTCGCGTGTGCTCGACTCCGACGAATCAATTCAGATCGTTGGTCAAACCACTCACGCACAAGCGGCCTTGGCGATGGCCGAAGCATTGAAGCCCGAAGTCGTGCTGATGGACATCCACATGCACGGGCTCGATCCATTCCTGGCATGCACGGAAATCTCGCGAGCAACCAACGGTCATTCTAAGGTGTTGTTTTACACTGGGTTTCCTAAGGACAATTATCTCGATCGCTGCTTGGCGGTCGGAGCCGCCGGTATTGTCTCCAAGCATTCCGAATCGCTCCGCAATCTGGCGTTTGCTATTCGTCATGTGGCGGCTGGTAACACTTACTTTTCGCCAGAGCTCGATAAGCGATTGACCGAGCGAGAAGACGGCCTGCCTGCCTCGCGATTGGCCACTCTCACCGAGCGTGAAGTGGGGGTACTACGTGAACTGGCCCTGGGCCGTACCCAATCCGAAATCGCCGAAGCGTTGGATATCAGCGAACGAACCGTGAACAAGACGGTTGGTGACCTGAAAACGAAGATCGATGTCCAAACGATCAACGAGATGCTCATCTTCGCCGTAAATGAAGGCCTGGTTCATCCCGAACTGCTATTCGTCGAACGTCCTGAAAAAGCGTAG
- a CDS encoding M20/M25/M40 family metallo-hydrolase has product MLTKTQQDRAFALVQSLMAISGKSGDEAEVATFVRNQLLEAGVAEEAMQHDTAHSRCPIPSSTTGNLIVHLPGELDIPRRLLMAHMDTVPICVGSRPVRDGDFLIPQDPHTGLGADDRAGVATMLFAATELLQQGLPHGPLTLLFCVQEEIGLQGARYLETDKLGEPALAFNWDGSDPAKLTVGAIGGYRMTIEIRGKASHAGVAPQKGVSAVTVAGIAIAKLHHAGLLGKIDQGDLQGTSNIGVIQGGNATNVVADHVHLHAEVRSHQKESIEILVERFEMAFQEAAKEVVNDQNESASVTFDGDLNYEPFVMPTDSPSVQTAERVLKSLGIEPIHAIANGGLDANWMFRHGIPTVSMGCGQQNPHMTSERMSIPQFHTACEVALRIASGEDGAS; this is encoded by the coding sequence ATGCTTACCAAGACGCAACAAGATCGCGCGTTCGCCCTCGTACAATCCCTCATGGCCATCTCGGGCAAGAGTGGCGACGAGGCAGAAGTCGCGACCTTCGTCCGCAATCAACTTCTGGAAGCTGGCGTTGCGGAAGAGGCAATGCAGCACGATACGGCGCATTCACGCTGCCCTATTCCCAGTAGCACCACCGGCAACCTAATCGTCCACTTGCCCGGCGAACTCGATATTCCTCGCCGTCTATTGATGGCACATATGGATACCGTTCCGATTTGTGTCGGATCGCGTCCAGTCCGAGATGGTGATTTCCTGATACCGCAGGACCCGCATACAGGTCTCGGCGCGGACGATCGGGCGGGTGTTGCCACCATGCTTTTTGCCGCAACCGAGCTCTTACAGCAAGGGCTGCCGCACGGACCACTGACTCTGTTGTTCTGTGTGCAGGAGGAAATAGGTTTGCAAGGAGCACGATACCTAGAAACCGACAAGTTGGGGGAACCAGCCTTAGCGTTTAACTGGGATGGGAGTGATCCGGCAAAGCTGACCGTGGGAGCAATCGGCGGGTATCGCATGACGATCGAAATTCGAGGCAAAGCCAGCCACGCTGGCGTCGCCCCGCAAAAAGGTGTTAGTGCCGTGACAGTCGCTGGCATCGCGATCGCCAAACTACATCACGCCGGCCTCCTCGGTAAGATTGACCAAGGAGACCTTCAAGGTACAAGCAACATCGGCGTGATCCAGGGTGGCAACGCGACGAATGTGGTCGCCGATCATGTCCACCTACATGCCGAAGTCCGCAGTCATCAGAAGGAATCGATCGAAATCCTGGTCGAACGGTTCGAGATGGCCTTCCAGGAGGCCGCCAAGGAAGTGGTGAACGATCAGAACGAATCCGCGAGCGTCACCTTCGATGGCGATCTCAACTACGAGCCGTTCGTCATGCCAACTGACTCCCCCAGCGTGCAAACGGCCGAACGGGTCTTGAAGTCCCTTGGCATCGAACCGATTCATGCGATCGCCAACGGGGGCCTCGACGCCAATTGGATGTTTCGACACGGAATCCCCACGGTTTCGATGGGCTGTGGCCAGCAGAACCCACACATGACAAGCGAACGAATGAGTATCCCCCAATTTCACACCGCCTGCGAAGTCGCATTGCGTATCGCCAGCGGAGAAGATGGTGCGTCATGA
- a CDS encoding bacterioferritin-associated ferredoxin gives MKPDDELCLCFHVTMRKVQNFCRIEKPRRASQLSECGGAGTGCGWCRPFLQRIFENQQQTGESEIPDSEAYHRDRAAYLEERKKRGDKTD, from the coding sequence ATGAAGCCAGACGATGAACTGTGCTTATGCTTCCATGTGACGATGCGAAAGGTGCAGAACTTTTGCCGGATTGAAAAGCCACGGCGTGCTTCTCAGCTCTCGGAGTGTGGGGGGGCAGGAACAGGCTGTGGTTGGTGCCGCCCATTTCTGCAGCGGATCTTCGAGAACCAACAGCAAACTGGTGAATCCGAGATACCCGATTCTGAGGCCTATCACCGTGATCGAGCCGCCTACTTAGAGGAACGTAAGAAACGCGGCGACAAAACGGACTAA
- a CDS encoding STAS domain-containing protein has translation MVNILRQSDITVLEFGPEYENLEESNLGNVVQQIVEVAKHASPPLVVIDLSHTKSIGAFFIQFLIRIWKLIKKRGGHLVLAGLNEDCLNVLKRSKIDSLWQRYPDREAAMVALKELWQS, from the coding sequence ATGGTCAATATTCTGCGCCAGAGCGATATCACGGTTCTCGAATTCGGGCCAGAATACGAGAACCTAGAAGAGTCAAACCTCGGCAACGTGGTTCAGCAAATCGTTGAAGTTGCGAAACATGCCTCGCCTCCCCTGGTCGTGATCGATCTCTCGCATACGAAGTCGATCGGTGCGTTCTTTATTCAGTTCCTGATTCGGATCTGGAAGTTGATTAAGAAGCGGGGTGGCCACCTCGTACTTGCCGGTTTGAACGAGGATTGTTTAAACGTTCTGAAGCGATCGAAGATCGACTCTCTTTGGCAGCGATATCCCGATCGCGAAGCTGCCATGGTTGCCCTCAAAGAACTGTGGCAATCGTAG
- a CDS encoding TIGR00730 family Rossman fold protein codes for MNRFEDTDDDDLLPESDDRRTKEINRLLDQIHETADKLQRDAATRGDLKLLSRSLKELRYAFKVFTPYRDMRKLTIFGSARTLPDHPTYIAAAKFAETMAEDGWLVITGAGSGIMEAGHRGAGRKNAMGLNIVLPFEQQANPIIHGDDKLVNMKYFFTRKLMFVKECDAVVCLPGGFGTLDEAFEVLTLVQTGKRDLFPIVLLDAPGGTYWKKLDDFIRASLFEDGMISPEDFALYRVTDRVEEAVEEIEQFYKVYHSMRYVRNRLVIRLQTTISDKLFNAIRSEFQDILSEGDFEIRSALPEEDEPDLEALPRLVFTFNRRNLGRLRLMIDCLNADSLEPASREPI; via the coding sequence GTGAATCGATTCGAAGACACGGATGACGACGACCTCTTACCCGAGAGCGACGATCGTCGCACGAAAGAGATTAATCGCTTACTCGATCAAATCCATGAGACTGCGGACAAACTGCAACGCGATGCCGCAACGCGTGGCGACCTCAAACTCCTTTCACGCTCTCTTAAAGAGTTACGTTACGCGTTCAAGGTGTTCACGCCGTATCGCGACATGCGAAAGCTAACCATCTTCGGTTCAGCCCGCACACTGCCAGATCATCCGACTTACATCGCCGCCGCCAAGTTTGCCGAGACCATGGCCGAGGACGGTTGGTTGGTGATTACGGGAGCCGGCAGCGGCATCATGGAAGCGGGTCATCGCGGGGCAGGGCGAAAGAACGCGATGGGGCTCAACATTGTGCTTCCGTTCGAACAACAGGCCAATCCCATCATCCATGGGGATGATAAACTCGTAAACATGAAGTACTTCTTCACGCGAAAACTAATGTTCGTGAAGGAATGCGATGCAGTCGTTTGTTTACCTGGTGGATTCGGTACTTTGGACGAGGCGTTCGAAGTACTCACCTTAGTTCAAACTGGCAAGCGTGATCTGTTCCCGATTGTGCTTTTAGATGCCCCAGGAGGAACCTATTGGAAGAAGCTTGATGACTTTATCCGTGCCTCACTTTTCGAGGACGGAATGATCTCGCCAGAAGACTTTGCACTGTACCGCGTCACCGATCGTGTGGAAGAAGCAGTCGAAGAGATCGAGCAGTTTTACAAGGTCTATCACAGTATGCGGTACGTCCGCAACCGTTTGGTTATCCGTCTACAAACAACGATTAGCGACAAGCTATTCAATGCCATTCGGTCGGAGTTTCAAGACATACTGAGCGAGGGGGATTTTGAAATCCGTTCGGCGTTGCCGGAAGAAGACGAACCCGACTTGGAAGCATTACCTCGTTTGGTGTTCACCTTCAATCGGCGCAATCTGGGAAGACTCCGACTGATGATCGATTGTCTCAATGCGGACAGTTTGGAACCTGCTTCGCGTGAACCAATCTGA
- a CDS encoding HEAT repeat domain-containing protein, whose protein sequence is MSTSPKSLCLLLLVAVSAVVGRPGLALAQSNQPQWIWAPQHQMNQVPAASCYFRKSINIKQMTGGQIMIAADDEYQLWINGKKIAEDNNSRSKKRFDVSQYLKIGDNVFAIQVQNTSGNTAGLLAEITIFGSNNQKVSFPSNSGWKTDLRPFPLWQSTFYSDSRWGGAQEFGPDSSTSTSSQTAEKPRTNSGPPVPPEPTFAEVNNKPSQRPIEAKPISAKKQPEVVTNTTPEVAPDDKPAPEESRFRILPGFAIQEVLSSEKTGALISMTFNEFGNIIASKEGGDLMLLYDTNDDGIVDSMRTYNDTVKNIQGILPLNGDVFVVGEGSEGTGLYRLSDTDQDGKVEEVATLAKFNGAIGEHGPHALALGPDGLIYMVAGNDTKLDFEISETSPHRHFYEGDLVPRFEDPGGHAVGVKAPGGMVLRTDIEGQNVEVVAGGIRNAYDLAFNRNGDLFIHDSDMEWDEGLVWHRPTRIYQVSPGSDFGWRSGWAKWPNYYPDCVPPILETGAGSPTGVVVYDHFKFPTKYQNRLFVTDWANGRISTVELDKVGAGYTAKSEPLLEGKPMNVTDLEVGPDGWVYFTTGGRGTEGGLYRIVYKGEISEGAQNLGEGIAKAIRYPQPQSAWGRQKIAEIQAELGDSWNAQIQGVAIAKENPSNYRTRALDLMQLYGPTPSLDMLLDLTKDDNYDVCQKAVSLLINYPGDETTERLQKLLGHESAAVRREVCNSFAEINGKVTFEQLSPLLSATDRREAYAARRLLEMQPVNEWIDSALNADSSKLFNAGCVAALIAQPSRDVALQIAQRAQKRLDDYLSDTEFLAMLRVIQLAVHRGDLQDADVPGLADRIANEFPAGDDRMNRELIRTLAHFHVSNITDRYIAHLDSDIPAAERLNLAMHMSFISEGWTSEQKLKLLGHLENGLDIDGGEGLRGYIETSTKQFVKCLTPQEQYVALSMGHMWPNAALAVLFELPEHPSEQVLATLRMIDKELVGDETTVATRMRKGIVAILAGNGTPENMAYLREAFDREPERRASIAFGLAQQAEGKNFPYLVKAIPVIEGDFATNIVQKMSQVSQTENDPQAIRQLILLGLRLDDTGKQAVSQLLGNWTGELAARPSDSPEKKMAAWQEWFTETHPDLPEAKLVDTKSSNWNLDELLDFLTAEDYHGGDVSSGAVIFKKAQCAACHRMGSVGEAIGPDLTDISHRFQKKQILESVLFPSHVISDQYATKQILTLDGKVLSGLVSTSPTGDYVVIDSQGNKTPVAKADVDEIQPSKISVMPSGLLDQLTAEEIGDLMTYLKANKQSQEDRIAERPAGSTIR, encoded by the coding sequence ATGTCGACTTCCCCCAAATCACTTTGCTTATTGCTGCTCGTCGCCGTTTCTGCGGTCGTAGGACGTCCTGGGTTGGCCCTGGCTCAGTCCAACCAGCCGCAGTGGATTTGGGCGCCGCAGCACCAAATGAACCAAGTCCCGGCAGCTTCGTGCTATTTCCGCAAGAGCATCAACATCAAGCAGATGACAGGTGGTCAAATAATGATCGCCGCGGACGACGAATACCAGCTGTGGATAAACGGAAAAAAAATCGCGGAAGATAATAACTCCCGCAGCAAGAAGCGATTCGACGTTTCGCAGTATCTGAAGATTGGCGATAACGTTTTCGCAATTCAGGTTCAAAACACCAGTGGGAACACGGCGGGGCTGCTGGCGGAAATCACGATCTTCGGTTCCAACAACCAGAAGGTCAGCTTCCCGTCGAACTCCGGATGGAAGACCGATCTGCGCCCCTTCCCGCTGTGGCAATCGACCTTCTACAGCGATTCACGCTGGGGTGGCGCGCAAGAGTTCGGACCCGATAGCTCGACGTCGACCTCTTCACAAACCGCTGAGAAACCACGAACCAACTCCGGGCCGCCTGTCCCGCCGGAGCCAACCTTTGCGGAAGTGAACAATAAGCCTTCGCAGCGCCCAATCGAAGCCAAGCCGATCTCGGCGAAGAAACAGCCTGAAGTCGTCACCAACACGACACCGGAAGTTGCTCCGGATGATAAACCAGCCCCGGAAGAATCACGCTTCCGCATTTTGCCTGGCTTCGCCATTCAAGAGGTTTTATCGTCGGAGAAGACCGGTGCGCTGATCTCGATGACGTTCAACGAGTTCGGCAACATCATCGCCTCGAAAGAAGGTGGCGATTTGATGCTGCTCTACGATACCAATGACGACGGCATCGTCGATTCGATGCGTACCTACAATGATACCGTCAAGAACATTCAAGGGATCTTGCCACTCAACGGCGACGTGTTTGTTGTCGGTGAAGGTTCGGAAGGAACCGGCCTTTATCGCCTGAGCGATACCGATCAGGACGGCAAGGTGGAAGAAGTCGCAACGCTGGCTAAGTTCAACGGAGCAATCGGCGAGCATGGTCCTCATGCCCTGGCTTTGGGACCAGACGGCTTGATCTACATGGTTGCTGGTAACGACACGAAGCTCGACTTCGAGATTTCGGAAACAAGCCCGCATCGTCATTTCTACGAAGGGGACTTAGTGCCTCGTTTCGAAGATCCAGGTGGGCACGCCGTCGGTGTGAAAGCCCCAGGCGGGATGGTGCTGCGAACCGATATCGAAGGACAGAACGTCGAAGTCGTCGCAGGCGGTATTCGCAACGCGTACGATCTGGCATTTAATCGCAACGGTGATCTATTCATCCACGATAGCGACATGGAATGGGACGAAGGTCTCGTCTGGCATCGTCCGACCCGCATCTACCAGGTTTCGCCTGGTTCCGATTTCGGCTGGCGTAGCGGTTGGGCGAAGTGGCCAAACTATTATCCCGATTGTGTTCCGCCGATTCTGGAAACGGGAGCAGGCTCGCCGACGGGTGTCGTGGTTTACGATCACTTCAAATTCCCCACGAAGTACCAGAATCGCTTGTTCGTGACAGACTGGGCGAACGGTCGAATCAGTACGGTAGAACTCGATAAAGTGGGTGCTGGTTACACCGCCAAGAGCGAACCGCTACTGGAAGGCAAGCCGATGAACGTGACCGATCTGGAAGTTGGACCAGATGGATGGGTTTACTTCACCACTGGTGGCCGCGGTACGGAAGGTGGCCTTTACCGAATTGTCTACAAGGGTGAGATCTCCGAAGGTGCCCAAAACCTCGGTGAGGGGATCGCCAAAGCGATTCGTTATCCACAACCGCAAAGTGCCTGGGGACGCCAGAAGATCGCCGAGATCCAAGCCGAGCTGGGGGATTCCTGGAATGCTCAGATCCAAGGGGTGGCGATCGCCAAAGAGAACCCCTCGAATTACCGGACGCGTGCACTGGACTTGATGCAACTCTACGGACCGACTCCATCGCTTGATATGTTGTTAGATCTGACCAAGGACGACAATTACGACGTCTGTCAGAAAGCGGTTTCGCTGCTGATCAACTACCCCGGCGACGAGACGACCGAACGACTACAAAAGTTGCTCGGCCACGAAAGTGCTGCCGTACGACGTGAAGTCTGTAACTCGTTCGCTGAAATCAACGGCAAGGTGACTTTCGAGCAACTTAGTCCGCTGTTGTCCGCCACCGATCGGCGCGAAGCGTACGCGGCTCGACGTCTGTTGGAAATGCAACCAGTGAACGAGTGGATTGATTCGGCGTTGAATGCAGATTCGTCCAAGCTGTTCAACGCGGGTTGTGTGGCAGCTTTGATTGCTCAGCCATCACGAGACGTAGCACTCCAAATCGCTCAGCGTGCTCAGAAACGATTGGACGATTACCTAAGTGATACGGAATTCTTAGCGATGTTGCGAGTTATTCAATTGGCTGTGCATCGTGGTGACTTGCAAGACGCCGACGTCCCAGGCTTGGCGGATCGTATTGCGAACGAATTCCCGGCGGGTGACGATCGGATGAATCGCGAATTGATTCGTACCCTCGCTCACTTCCACGTTTCCAACATTACCGACCGGTACATCGCTCACCTGGATAGCGATATCCCAGCAGCCGAACGGCTGAACCTGGCAATGCACATGTCGTTCATCAGCGAAGGTTGGACCAGCGAGCAAAAGTTGAAACTGCTGGGCCATCTGGAGAACGGATTAGATATCGACGGCGGTGAAGGCCTGCGAGGCTACATCGAAACCAGTACTAAGCAATTTGTTAAATGTCTAACACCCCAAGAGCAGTACGTTGCTCTCTCGATGGGACATATGTGGCCCAATGCGGCGTTGGCGGTGCTGTTTGAATTGCCGGAGCATCCAAGCGAGCAGGTGCTCGCCACCTTGCGGATGATCGACAAGGAATTGGTTGGCGACGAAACAACCGTAGCGACCCGGATGCGGAAAGGAATCGTGGCCATTTTGGCGGGTAACGGAACGCCCGAGAACATGGCCTATCTCCGTGAGGCATTCGACCGAGAACCTGAACGTCGCGCATCGATCGCGTTTGGTTTAGCTCAACAAGCCGAGGGGAAGAACTTCCCTTACCTGGTTAAAGCCATTCCGGTTATTGAAGGGGACTTCGCTACGAATATCGTGCAGAAGATGAGCCAGGTTTCGCAGACCGAGAACGATCCGCAGGCAATTCGTCAGCTGATTTTACTTGGGCTACGTTTGGATGACACCGGAAAACAAGCGGTTAGCCAATTGCTGGGGAACTGGACGGGAGAACTCGCTGCACGGCCATCCGATTCGCCTGAGAAAAAGATGGCTGCCTGGCAAGAGTGGTTCACTGAAACGCATCCTGATTTGCCGGAAGCGAAATTGGTGGATACCAAGTCAAGCAACTGGAACTTGGACGAACTTCTCGACTTCCTGACTGCGGAAGACTACCACGGGGGTGACGTATCCTCTGGGGCGGTGATCTTCAAAAAGGCCCAGTGTGCGGCGTGTCACCGGATGGGAAGCGTCGGCGAAGCAATTGGTCCTGACCTGACCGACATCTCGCATCGGTTCCAGAAGAAGCAGATCTTGGAATCGGTATTATTCCCATCGCATGTGATCTCAGATCAATACGCGACCAAGCAGATTCTGACATTGGATGGCAAGGTGCTCTCTGGCTTGGTTTCGACCAGCCCTACTGGCGACTACGTGGTCATCGATAGCCAAGGCAATAAGACACCGGTTGCTAAGGCGGATGTCGACGAGATTCAGCCATCGAAGATCAGCGTGATGCCGTCGGGGTTGTTAGATCAACTGACGGCCGAGGAAATCGGCGACTTGATGACTTACTTGAAAGCGAACAAGCAAAGTCAGGAAGATCGCATTGCCGAACGGCCGGCAGGATCAACGATTCGATAG